A genomic window from Streptomyces mirabilis includes:
- a CDS encoding DUF4118 domain-containing protein — translation MTGSSLRDRLALVAGLVGPFLVALVLVPFRTDLSRTNAALILVVVVVAVAALGSRTAGALAALSAAAWFDFFLTRPYETFDIHTSSDIETAVLLLVVGVIVSQLAARARRLEVITVTDADYLARVHETAVLAQSAKSSDTVVDHVRGQLTELLGLRGCRYEYGTLLGQPPRLEQDGNVSVGHRRRDVDACGWPDGEIELRTYGNGHYLGRFMLTPGPGPVPPLQARLVAVTLADQTGAALDTAGR, via the coding sequence ATGACCGGCTCTTCGCTCCGGGACCGGCTCGCCCTGGTGGCGGGCCTGGTGGGCCCCTTCCTGGTGGCGCTCGTCCTGGTGCCCTTCCGCACGGATCTGTCGCGTACGAACGCGGCGCTGATCCTGGTCGTGGTGGTGGTCGCGGTCGCCGCTCTCGGCAGCCGTACGGCGGGGGCGCTCGCCGCGCTGTCCGCGGCGGCCTGGTTCGACTTCTTCCTCACCCGCCCGTACGAGACGTTCGACATCCATACCTCGTCCGACATCGAGACGGCGGTGCTGCTGCTCGTCGTCGGCGTGATCGTGTCCCAGCTCGCGGCCCGGGCCCGCCGCCTGGAGGTCATCACGGTGACGGACGCGGACTATCTCGCCCGCGTCCACGAGACCGCCGTGCTCGCCCAGTCCGCCAAGTCCTCCGACACCGTGGTCGACCACGTCCGCGGCCAGCTCACCGAGCTGCTCGGCCTGCGCGGCTGCCGCTACGAGTACGGCACCCTGCTGGGGCAGCCGCCCCGGCTCGAGCAGGACGGAAACGTCTCGGTCGGCCACCGGCGCCGGGACGTCGACGCCTGCGGCTGGCCGGATGGCGAGATCGAACTGCGCACCTACGGCAACGGCCACTACCTGGGCCGCTTCATGCTCACCCCCGGCCCGGGCCCCGTACCCCCGCTCCAGGCCCGCCTGGTGGCGGTCACCCTCGCCGACCAGACGGGCGCGGCCCTCGACACGGCCGGGCGGTAG
- a CDS encoding sensor histidine kinase codes for MGDVRPGRLKVYLGAAPGVGKTYRMLDEARRRAARGADVVVGFVECHGRPGTAALLDGLEVVPRTHCAHRGGEFEEMDLAAVLERRPQVAIVDELAHTNVPGAGRNAKRRQDVEELLAAGIDVITALNIQHLESLNDVVEKITRMPQRETVPDEVVRRAQQIEFVDITPEGLRRRMAHGNIYAPEKIDAALADYFRPGNLTALRQLALLWVADRVDEALQAYRSEHGIGGVWEIRERVVVALTGGPEGDTLIRRAARIADRSAGGDLLAVHVTRSDGLAAGTSHASLARQRRLVEDLGGSYHSVVGDDVPTALVDFARAEDATQLVLGTSRRGRVERFVTGRGTGETVVELSSDIDVHIVTHERAGRGTLLPSRRRTLSTARRVAGPVAGLLLPVALTFLLDLDGARDRLNLTSEALLFLLTVVGVACIGGVVSAVIASVTASLLLNYWFIPPVGQFTLDDPNALLALAVFVAVAAVVAGVVDRSLRLSRRSARATAEAETMSSLAGSIVRGGATIPALVERTRETFGMDSAELVDEPPGDNGATVVPAGPGAFLVLRGRPLPSSERRVLAAFAAHVGSAVERARLAEAAAEVEPVKAADRMRTALLRAVGHDLRTPLAAGWAAVSSLRSRDVEFSDEDRDELLATADESMAKLNRLVENLLDLSRLQAGALTLNLRATTLEEVLPAALADTPEVVVGDLEEIPAVLADPPLLERVIANLVGNAARHSPADRKVLLTASAHAGRVEVRVVDRGPGLPPSPKLSAPPEQGGTSVRDRLFEPFQRLGDTDNTTGLGLGLALSRGLTEAMDGTLTPEDTPGGGLTMVLSLPFAERVDLPSDTQSVGGGI; via the coding sequence GTGGGTGACGTACGGCCCGGTCGGCTGAAGGTCTATCTGGGGGCGGCCCCGGGGGTCGGCAAGACCTACCGCATGCTCGACGAGGCGCGCCGTCGGGCGGCACGCGGCGCCGACGTGGTGGTGGGGTTCGTGGAGTGCCACGGCCGCCCGGGCACGGCGGCGCTGCTCGACGGCCTGGAGGTCGTGCCGCGCACCCACTGCGCCCACCGCGGCGGAGAGTTCGAGGAGATGGACCTCGCCGCGGTCCTCGAGCGTCGGCCGCAGGTCGCGATCGTCGACGAGCTGGCCCACACCAACGTTCCCGGAGCCGGCCGCAACGCCAAACGCCGGCAGGACGTCGAGGAACTGCTCGCCGCCGGGATCGACGTCATCACGGCCCTCAACATCCAGCACCTGGAGTCCCTCAACGACGTCGTCGAGAAGATCACGCGGATGCCGCAGCGCGAGACGGTGCCCGACGAGGTCGTACGACGGGCGCAGCAGATCGAGTTCGTCGACATCACGCCGGAGGGACTGCGTCGTCGGATGGCGCACGGCAACATCTACGCCCCCGAGAAGATCGACGCGGCCCTGGCCGACTACTTCCGGCCCGGCAATCTGACCGCACTGCGCCAACTGGCCCTGCTGTGGGTGGCCGACCGGGTGGACGAGGCGCTCCAGGCATACCGCTCCGAGCACGGTATCGGCGGGGTGTGGGAGATCCGGGAGCGGGTGGTCGTGGCCCTCACCGGCGGGCCCGAGGGGGACACCCTCATCCGGCGGGCCGCCCGGATCGCCGACCGCTCGGCGGGCGGTGACCTGCTCGCCGTGCACGTGACCCGCAGCGACGGCCTCGCCGCGGGTACCTCGCACGCCTCACTCGCCCGGCAGCGGCGGCTGGTCGAGGACCTGGGCGGGAGCTACCACTCGGTCGTCGGCGACGACGTGCCCACCGCCCTCGTCGACTTCGCGCGCGCCGAGGACGCCACCCAACTCGTCCTCGGCACCAGCCGCCGGGGCCGCGTCGAACGCTTCGTCACCGGCCGTGGCACGGGCGAGACGGTGGTCGAACTCTCCTCGGACATCGACGTCCACATCGTCACGCACGAGCGCGCGGGACGCGGCACGCTGCTGCCCTCGCGGCGGCGCACCCTGTCGACCGCGCGTCGGGTCGCCGGCCCGGTCGCCGGGCTGCTGCTGCCCGTGGCGCTCACCTTCCTGCTCGATCTCGACGGGGCCCGGGACCGGCTCAACCTCACCAGCGAGGCGCTGCTGTTCCTGCTCACCGTGGTGGGCGTGGCCTGCATAGGAGGGGTCGTCTCGGCGGTGATCGCCTCGGTGACGGCGTCCCTGCTGCTCAACTACTGGTTCATCCCGCCCGTCGGGCAGTTCACGCTCGACGATCCCAACGCGCTGCTGGCCCTGGCGGTCTTCGTGGCGGTCGCCGCCGTGGTCGCCGGTGTCGTGGACCGCTCCCTGCGCCTGTCGCGGCGCTCGGCCCGCGCCACCGCCGAGGCCGAGACCATGTCCTCGCTCGCCGGCAGCATCGTGCGGGGCGGCGCCACGATCCCGGCGCTGGTGGAACGTACCCGCGAGACCTTCGGCATGGACTCGGCGGAACTGGTCGACGAGCCGCCCGGAGACAACGGCGCGACGGTCGTGCCCGCGGGTCCCGGCGCCTTCCTCGTCCTGCGCGGGCGCCCCCTGCCCTCCTCCGAGCGGCGTGTGCTCGCCGCCTTCGCCGCGCACGTGGGATCCGCCGTCGAACGCGCCAGGCTCGCGGAGGCCGCCGCCGAGGTCGAACCGGTCAAAGCGGCCGACCGGATGCGTACGGCGCTGCTGCGGGCGGTCGGCCACGACCTGCGCACGCCTCTCGCGGCGGGCTGGGCCGCGGTCTCCTCGCTGCGCAGCCGGGACGTCGAATTCTCCGACGAGGACCGGGACGAACTCCTCGCGACCGCGGACGAGTCCATGGCCAAGCTCAACCGCCTGGTCGAGAACCTCCTCGACCTCAGCCGCCTTCAGGCGGGCGCGCTCACCCTGAACCTGCGGGCCACCACTCTGGAGGAGGTTCTTCCGGCGGCGCTCGCGGACACCCCCGAGGTGGTGGTCGGGGACCTGGAGGAGATCCCCGCCGTGCTGGCCGATCCGCCGCTCCTGGAGCGCGTGATCGCCAACCTCGTCGGCAACGCGGCCCGCCACAGCCCGGCGGACCGCAAGGTGCTGCTGACCGCGAGCGCACACGCGGGCCGCGTCGAGGTCCGTGTCGTCGACCGCGGTCCCGGCCTGCCGCCGTCCCCCAAGCTCTCGGCTCCGCCCGAGCAGGGCGGCACCTCCGTCCGCGACCGGCTCTTCGAGCCCTTCCAGCGCCTCGGCGACACCGACAACACCACCGGTCTCGGCCTAGGCCTGGCCCTGTCCCGGGGGCTGACCGAAGCGATGGACGGAACCCTCACCCCGGAGGACACTCCCGGCGGCGGTCTGACGATGGTGCTGTCGCTGCCCTTCGCCGAGCGGGTGGATCTTCCCAGTGATACGCAGAGCGTAGGAGGCGGCATATGA
- a CDS encoding DUF6153 family protein: MRVNRYVRTGGAYGHLLLVVVLALGVFVMHTVGHPDQPPGDGMSRASQVSTMPTVVAAHDPMRAPASPERGSVAHSTHTSSKDRPAMAMDMVSLCVAVMFGAWVLTALLRRALARRPDWLAKPLAEAPVMLRPNPPPRGPDLTELSVLRL, translated from the coding sequence GTGCGCGTGAACCGATACGTACGAACGGGAGGGGCCTACGGGCACCTGCTGCTCGTCGTCGTTCTCGCGCTGGGCGTGTTCGTCATGCACACCGTCGGACACCCCGACCAGCCGCCCGGCGACGGCATGAGCCGCGCGTCCCAGGTCTCGACGATGCCCACGGTGGTGGCCGCCCACGACCCCATGAGGGCTCCGGCATCACCGGAGCGGGGCAGCGTCGCGCACTCCACGCACACGTCCTCCAAGGACAGGCCGGCCATGGCGATGGACATGGTCTCGCTGTGCGTGGCGGTGATGTTCGGTGCGTGGGTGCTCACGGCACTGCTGAGGAGGGCCCTCGCCCGGCGTCCGGACTGGCTGGCGAAGCCCCTAGCCGAGGCGCCCGTCATGCTGCGGCCCAATCCCCCACCCCGCGGCCCTGATCTCACCGAGTTGTCGGTCCTGCGGCTGTAG
- a CDS encoding DUF305 domain-containing protein, with the protein MTAFTRAFHGKHLHRKPVRRVAAVGVVAAGALMLSACGSDGDGASGMSGMDHGGSKSSATATATAAAKAGDVDEADVRFAQMMIPHHEQAVAMAELADGRASDAEIKDLAAKIEKAQDPEIKAMTGWLNSWGKPTAAGDMPGMGMGGDGMMSDKDMKELKAMRGKEFDKMFAQMMIDHHNGAIAMAKTEQKSGQNADTKKMADAIVTGQSAEVKQLKTILDRL; encoded by the coding sequence ATGACTGCCTTCACGCGCGCCTTCCACGGCAAGCACCTCCACCGCAAGCCCGTCCGCCGTGTCGCGGCCGTCGGCGTCGTAGCGGCGGGGGCCCTGATGCTCTCCGCCTGCGGCAGCGACGGCGACGGTGCGAGCGGCATGAGCGGCATGGACCACGGCGGGAGCAAGAGCTCGGCCACAGCGACCGCGACGGCGGCCGCCAAGGCCGGTGACGTCGACGAGGCGGACGTCAGGTTCGCGCAGATGATGATCCCCCACCACGAGCAGGCCGTGGCGATGGCCGAACTGGCCGACGGCCGCGCCTCCGACGCGGAGATCAAGGACCTGGCCGCGAAGATCGAGAAGGCTCAGGACCCCGAGATCAAGGCCATGACGGGTTGGCTCAACTCCTGGGGCAAGCCCACCGCGGCGGGGGACATGCCCGGGATGGGCATGGGCGGCGACGGCATGATGTCCGACAAGGACATGAAGGAACTCAAGGCCATGCGGGGCAAGGAGTTCGACAAGATGTTCGCCCAGATGATGATCGACCACCACAACGGCGCGATCGCCATGGCGAAGACCGAGCAGAAGAGCGGCCAGAACGCCGACACCAAGAAGATGGCCGACGCCATCGTCACGGGCCAGTCCGCCGAGGTCAAGCAACTCAAGACCATCCTCGACCGGCTCTGA